GGCGTTTGTGTTTGGTGGTGTGGAGGTGATTTTTGATGAGGATGGTGCGGATGGTTTCATGGGAGATGGTGATATTTTCTTCCTTGAGGAGGTCTTTAATATGGCAGCAATTGATTTCTGGGAACTGGATTTTTAGATTAATGATTTTGAGTTTTATTTCTTCTGGGGTTTTATTATGGGGTGGTTTAGTGCGTTTTTTGGGCAGCAGTCCCATTACGCCGGTGTTTTTGAATCTTTTGTATAATCGTTTGGCGTGGCGATAGGAGATGTTGAGCAATTCGCTGGCGTGTTTAAGGGTGATGAGTCCTCTTTTGACATCGCCCAGGATCATGATTTTACGTCCTGCCTTTTGATATAGTTTTGTTGGTTTAACCATATTTGCTCCTTTAAGTAATAATAAAATAATCTTAAAGGAGCAAGGGGACATTTTTGCTTTGAAGTTAACGAGACCAAAAATTGTTTAAAAATCAAGGTATCTCCTTTCTGATTCAATTCTGAGCGTGGTTTGAGCCACGCCTGGGGACATTTTACCTTTGAAGTTAAAGGTGACATTTTCGCTTTGAAACGACATATACAGGAGTGATTTATTGACAAATTATGGATTTTAACTATAATATTCGAAGTTAAAACCGAGTTTGTTGGTGAATTTTGCGCACTACTTTTCGCCGGGGTGGCGGAATTGGGAGACGCACCAGGTTCAGGACCTGGCGCTGGCAACAGCATAGGGGTTCAAATCCCCTCTCCGGCATTGTGGGTTTTTCGGTAAAGGACTTCCCCAATGTCTTTGATAAAAAAGTTGACCACCGTTTCTCTAATAATATATTCTTTCTTCTACCTAATTCAGGCACTAACAGTAATCGTTTATCCATATCAAGTCTCATATCCCGAAGGCTTTATCCTTAATCAGGCCAAACTCATCTGCGAAGGGAAAAACATTTACAAAAATATTGACCATTATCCTTTTATTATCGCTAACTATCCCCCGATATATCTCCTTATTTGCGCGGGGTTTATAAAATTGTTCGGGATTTCATTTTTTGGAGGGAGATTGGTCACTTTTTTAGCGACGATTCTAATCGTTTTTCTTATCTATAAAATCCTTTTCAAAAAAACTACGCGTAACACCGCAATTTTCTGTGCCCTTTTATTTATCGCCTCTTCTTACACCTTCAAAGATACCCCACTTATGCGGGTGGATATGACTGGTTTATTTCTTTCGCTTTTCGGACTTTATCTGGTTATTGACACTCAAAAAGACCTTAAACTTTGCTACTCAATACCGTTTTTTCTTGCTGCCCTGTATACTAAACCGACGTTTTTCACCGCACCATTTGCCTTAGCAATTCACTTATTATTGAGCGAAAGAAAAAAAGCAATAATCTTTATTTTCTCAATGGTGATTTCTTATTTGTTATTATTTTTTATCCTTAATCATTTTACTGCGGGCGAATTTTACCGGCACACCATTCTTTATAATCTGAATATCTTTGAGCTCAAGCAGGCTGCCAAATACTACATTCACTTTTTACAAACCCATGCCATATTGTTTTTGTTTTCTTTAATATTTCTTTTCAGCCCTTCTGCCAGTCGGGAATGTTTTTTCTGGAAATTATATTTCATTATTTCGGCAATTGTCGCTGTAACAGTGGGCAAAGTCGGAGCTAATACCAATTATTTCTGTGAGTTGATTGCCTTAACTTGTATTCTCACTGGTTTGGCAATTGAAAAATTAAAAAATGACATGGATGATAAGAAATATCAGCTTTTTATCTATAGTGCGGCTATGGCACAGTTAATATTGTTCCTCCATTTACCTTTTTTCAGCGAACCGATAATAACAAAAACCGATTGGCATGATAATCACATCCTTTCCCAAAAAATACAAAATACCGGCGGTCCAATATTATCGGAAGACGCGGGCATTCTTGTCCTAAATCAGAGAGAAGTTTTGTTCCAACCCTTTGAATTTACCCAGCTTGCCCGACAAAACATTTGGAACGAAGAAAAATTCATCCTTGATATTGTTAACCGCCGTTTCTCTTTGATCATCTTGAGTTTTGATCTCGCTTGTTTCTACGATCCGGAAAGACTGACACCGACTATGGCGGAGGCAATCTCCGCAAACTATTACATCACCGACAAAATCGGTGAATATTTTCTTTACCGCCCAAATTTAGATAAATTTTGAATAATTCCATTAACCAACGCTATATCCTACCTATCAAATTGGGGAGATTATTTTATCGTTACCGTGGAATTATTGCCACACCATTTTTTATCTTACTTCTTTTCTTTCACCGAGCCCAGCCTACGAGTCCATTACCCCATCTTTTGATAATCATCGGCCTCGCCTTAAGAATATGGACTTCGGGATATATTGGGATTATTTCCCGATCCCAGGAAATCGCGGGTGAATACAAAATCGTCAATGGACCTTACTTTTTCTTCCGCCATCCTCTTTACTTGGGAAATTTCTTTCTCGTCTTAGGAACTATATTACTCTTTAATCCACCCTGCGGGTTAAAGATACTTTTGGTTCTCATCTTTTTATTTGAATACGCAACCATCATCCTGGCGGAAGAAGATTATCTGAAGGGGCTGCCACCCGTAAAAGTAAGATTTTCATGGAAAAAGTCAAGGACTGAACTCTCTACCATCATCGTTTTGGGGATCATTTACCTTATCTATTTTATTCTCAGATAAAAAACAAGAGGGCTGGTGATGGCCCCCACAAAATGTGAGAAAAACCCAGCCCCCTTGCCGGCAAGTGAATTTTAACTCCAGCTATCCATTTTTGGATCATCCTCCTTAGGAAGGCTCAAAAAAATCTCAACAATCTCAGGATCAAACTGGATACCACTAAAATTTCTTATCTCCTCTTTTGCTTCCTCTTCACTCAAAGCATTCCTGTAGGGACGATTTGAGGTCATGGCTGAATACGCATCACAAACTGCCAGTATCTGGGCCACCGCTGGAATCTCTTTTCTCTTCCTACCCTCTGGATAACCCCTACCATCCCAGTGTTCATGGTGATATAATATCCAGTAGGCAATCTCCTGAAAACCTGGTATAGGCTGGATAATTTCGGCACTTTTTAATGGATGCCTTTTCATTATCTCCCACTCATCCGCATTCAGCGGTCCGGGTTTATTGAGAATCGTTTCTGGGATAGAAACCTTCCCGATATCATGGACCAAGCCCGCGAGTTTTACCATTTCCTGTTCCCAATCTGACAATCCGATATATTTCGCAAGCCTAAAAGCCAATACCGATACCTCAATGGAATGCTTCCGGGTGTAAAAATCAAGAACCTCTATCGCCCGATTCAGTATTTCCGTGATTTTTGAAATCATCGAACTTTCCTTTCTAATAATTGCCTCATATCCCTCTTTTCCATACCAGCCATTTTGGTAAAAGAGCCATAATACCTCTGCCCACAAGTTATCAAAATTTCCCATACCAGTTTTTTTCATAAAATAATCATCACCATTTTAATGCCCAATCCACAAAATCCCTTCATTCTGCCTACCTTTTCCTAATTCTCTATATAGCAAAATTCATGCCTGAAAAAAGTCCCGAAATTTCATTAGAAAATAGATTTTAGCGATTCTTAAAGTGTGCAAAATCTGCACACTTTAAGCCCTATCGTGCAAACATGCGTAAATACGCTATTTCAGCAACTTACAAGTGTGCAAAATCTGCACACTTTTTGAACTTGCACACCCTGATTTAACCCTATGATATGGAGTATTTCTTGAGAAAGCTATACAGGGTACGCCTGGGTATACCCAGCAATTCTGCGGCTTTACTTTTATTCCCTCCGGTTATGTTTAATGCCTCAATGATTGCCTCTTTTTCAATCTCTCTTAAGGAGGTAAATTCATGGCGTCCCCTTTTGAGCCCAATATCCTCAGAAGTGATTAGACTACCTTTGGAAAGGGTTACCGCACGCTCAATAACATTCATTAATTCCCGGACGTTTCCTGGCCAGTGATACTCTTTCATTTCTTCAATAACTCCTTTTTCAAAACCCTTTATATCCTTACCCATCTCGCGGCAGTATTTATCTAAGAAAAATTTAGCCAATTCAGGAATATCGACCAAACGCTCTCTCAGAGGTGGAACATCTATCCTAAAGACATTTATGCGGAAATATAAATCTTTTCGGAACCTCCCCTCCTCGACTTCAAGTTCCAAGTCTTTGTTGGAAGCAAGAATAAAACGGACGTCAATCTTTCGTGTCGTTGTCTCGCCCAACCTCCGGATTATTTTGTCTTCAAGCGCCTCAAGCATCTTTGCCTGAAATCCTGGACCGGTATTTGAGATTTCATCAAGGAATATTGTACCGCCTTCTCCCTCTTCAAGCAGACCTTTTTTATCGGTATACGCACCGGTGAAAGCCCCCTTTTTGTGCCCAAACAATTCGGACTCCAGAAGGGTTTCTGGGATTGCTCCACAATTGATGGAGAGAAATTTTTTGTCTTTTCTTTTACTCTTTAAATGGATGAGTCGGGCAAGCATCCCCTTCCCAGTTCCGGTCTCACCGATTATTAAAACCGGAGCATCGGAATCGGCAAGGGCATCGATATTCTCATAAATCTTCTTCATTTTTTTTGATTTGCTGATAAGATAGCCGGCGCCGATTTCACTGATAACCTTGGTCTTTAAGAGAACATTCTCTCGGGTAAGATTCTGGAAAGAAATAGATTTCTCCACCACCGAAGCAAGAATTTTGGCAACGGTGAGTAAAAAATTCCGGTCCTGTTCCGCAAACATGGAACCAATGATCCGTGAATCAAGATATATTGCACCAATTGGATTATCACCGATGTTTAAGGGAATACAAAGGATCGAACAAATCCGGTTTAGTAACACACTCCGGCGGAGGCTGTAATTAGGGTCTGCAAGGGCATTAGGCACAAATACAATCTGGTTTTTATTTATCTCTTCTATTGCCGATAGTGAAAGTTCCCGGGCATCGCGGATGGTTTTGCGATCCATATTCCGACCTGCCACCAATTCAATCCCCTTTTCCGTCTTTATGAATATTGCTCCGCGCTCCGCGCCCGTGGTTTTTATTACCAAATCCAGAATATCGGTCATAAATTCTTCATCACCCAGTTTGGAACTAATGATTTCCGCAAGTTGGGTAAAAGCCTCAAGATATTGGACAGAGATACCCTTTCGTGAATAATCCTGAATGATAACGGGCAAAAGTTTTTCAATGAGGGTGTTAATCAGGGCTAATTCATGTTTGGCACCAATCGTTTGAAAAGTCTGTTCCACCGACCATAACTCTTCAAGAATTTCTTTCAACCGGTGGAAGGTTATGCCTTTTTCAATAATCGCTTCAATCTTCTGCCTTTTTAAATACCCATAGTCAAAAAGAAATTCTCTATCTTTTAAATATTTAAGATGCTCTTCTAAGTTTAATTCCTCCTGCAAATTTAGTCGATATTTGCTCAATTGAACCAAAGCATCTGCCAGTTGATATTCTCGGCTTCCTTTTATTGCTGTCTCCTTTGCCCGCTCAGCATATTCGAGCGTCTTCTCAAAATCGCGCCTTTCTAAATAGCATTGACTTGTTTTAAGGTTCACCTCGACACATATTGAAACTTCTATATTGCCATCGACGATGATTTCTTGTGCTCTTTTCAGGTACTGCTCTGCCTTTACATAATCCCGCCGGGCAGTATAAACCATCCCAAGTCCGACCAAGTACAAAGGGTCTTCATTTTTCGAAAGTTGCTCCTCAAGAATTACATTTGCCTTATCTATCTCACCCTGGCGGTAATATATATTAAAAATATTGTAGTGAGCATATTGAGAGTCAGGATTCGCATCCAGGATTGTCTGATTAACCTTTAATGCCTTATCATATTTGCAAGTATCAATATAGATGCTGGCGATACTGCTCAGTGCGACAGCTTGGTAGGATTTGTTGCCTGTCTTCATGGCCGTAGTTAAAGCTTTCTCAAAAACCGAGAGGGCCTCATGTATTTTGCCGATACTCGAAAACAATAACCCTTTATTAATCAAGGTTGTGACAAGGGCGTTATAATTTTTTAATTTTTCAAATCCCTCTAATGCCAGTTCATTATATTTTATCCCCATTTCAATATCTCCGGTGAGATGGTATAAAGAACTCAAGAGATTGACGGTATAGGCAAATTGCTTGTCCAGATGGTTCTTATTGCAAAACTCCAGTAATTCTTTACCCAACTCCTTTCCCTTCTCATATTCGCCTTTAAACCATGCCAGGGTTATATAATAATACCGCACCTCTGCCTCCAGGCGGTGGTCATTCACCTGCTGACAGAGTGTAAGGGCTTCATCGAGTAATGCCTCGCCCTCCACAAATTGTTTGAGATTAATGCAACAATAGGCGAGCCGGTTTAAAGCTTCAATTCTCTGTGTCCCGGGCTCAAGTATCGCCAGAGCCGCCCTTAGGTGATTCGCAGCTTTTTCATAATCACCAAAATTGGAATAAACCTTACCCAGCCCCAGCAATGCCTCTCCCTGAAAATACGATACTCCCAGGCATGATTTGTAAAATTCGATTGCCTTCTCATTATTGCCTACTAAGATATGAAGACTGCCTAATTTCAAGAGAATTTGATAGTACTTTTCGGAAATGTGCTTGCCCAAATAATTGAGTGTATTATTATAAAACTCGATCGCACTCTGATAATCATTAATTTTTTCGGCATGCTCCGCCGACCTGAGAAAATATCTGCAGGCTTCTTCTTCAGCGCCAATTTCCTGAAACAACCTTCCCAAAAGAGGAAAGAAATGTTCTCCTAAATCGCGATCTGGTAAACCTGCAATTATTTTTTTGCAAATGGAATTTTTCTCCGTAGCGGAAATCATCTGTGCCACTAGCATTTTTATGAACTGGTTGGCCGGTGCAATATATTTTGTCCCTTTAAGGTATTCCTCATTGACCAGTCCTAAGATCTTCAAAATCTCTAAATTGATATTGGTGCATTCAGGAAGAATGCGATTAACAACAACCACGTTAAGAGGGCAATCGGCAACTGTCAGAATTTTCAATATTTCCATCTCAATCCTATTCAATCTCTGAAGTTGTACAGCTAAAATTTCCGATATATTGGGGGCAATTTTAAAAGCAGCTAATGCCTGCATATCAATCTGCCAACGATTCTTGCTGAATCTTAACATCCTTTGCTTGAAGAGTGCCTTTAGGGTTTCAACAATAAATAAAGGATTTCCTCCGGTATGTTCATAGAGCCAATCACTAAAATTTGAATTATCATCTACATTTATGGACTCAATTTGGAAAAATGTTTTCTCCAGCAAAGTTTTTGCTTCTGCTTTAGAAAACGGCCGGAGATGTAGTTCAAAAAAATTCAAATCCCTCACTCGTGCATCATGATGGGCAGTACCAATCATAGTAAGATTGGTGTCTTTGAGACTGTGCCCGATAAAGCGAAAAAGACCCAGTTCATAATCGTTTAAAGCATCCAGGTTATCTACCAAAATAACAACATCTCGATCCTGGACAAAACCTATCAGCCGTTCGGTAATTTCAGTGTATATTTGGAAATGGTCCTCGCCGCTCAACGCCC
The nucleotide sequence above comes from candidate division WOR-3 bacterium. Encoded proteins:
- a CDS encoding glycosyltransferase family 39 protein; the encoded protein is MSLIKKLTTVSLIIYSFFYLIQALTVIVYPYQVSYPEGFILNQAKLICEGKNIYKNIDHYPFIIANYPPIYLLICAGFIKLFGISFFGGRLVTFLATILIVFLIYKILFKKTTRNTAIFCALLFIASSYTFKDTPLMRVDMTGLFLSLFGLYLVIDTQKDLKLCYSIPFFLAALYTKPTFFTAPFALAIHLLLSERKKAIIFIFSMVISYLLLFFILNHFTAGEFYRHTILYNLNIFELKQAAKYYIHFLQTHAILFLFSLIFLFSPSASRECFFWKLYFIISAIVAVTVGKVGANTNYFCELIALTCILTGLAIEKLKNDMDDKKYQLFIYSAAMAQLILFLHLPFFSEPIITKTDWHDNHILSQKIQNTGGPILSEDAGILVLNQREVLFQPFEFTQLARQNIWNEEKFILDIVNRRFSLIILSFDLACFYDPERLTPTMAEAISANYYITDKIGEYFLYRPNLDKF
- a CDS encoding helix-turn-helix domain-containing protein; protein product: MVKPTKLYQKAGRKIMILGDVKRGLITLKHASELLNISYRHAKRLYKRFKNTGVMGLLPKKRTKPPHNKTPEEIKLKIINLKIQFPEINCCHIKDLLKEENITISHETIRTILIKNHLHTTKHKRRPYKRFEADQAGKLVQMDTSPYKWIPGIDKELQLIITLDDHSRKPLALRIAEH
- a CDS encoding sigma 54-interacting transcriptional regulator; its protein translation is MVEDLKRLRRYEIIKLLESGNYALVYWVKDKGNDLILKIAKNKTPELNQFICREFQILAHFRHPNIVNVYEYDLTEEGLAYFTMEYIPGKPLHEHFKDFNEEFVRAIIQVLDALSAFHNKGFVHCDLKPEHIIYNPATKKVVLIDFGFAGITTHQIKAGGTFGYVAPEILKGIGFDQRSDLYSLGVIIYEIFSGRLPTFPYQPLKNVPELLNDTLQHLLCEEPSLRPTAIELYELFWKFLPPEESAMPVYEVQLPPTGFVEIPEIMDKLLRMKGETVVVIGDVGIGKTRLLKELKYRYLLENRAVFFYSGREDGYFYDFIANIIGYEGVRALSGEDHFQIYTEITERLIGFVQDRDVVILVDNLDALNDYELGLFRFIGHSLKDTNLTMIGTAHHDARVRDLNFFELHLRPFSKAEAKTLLEKTFFQIESINVDDNSNFSDWLYEHTGGNPLFIVETLKALFKQRMLRFSKNRWQIDMQALAAFKIAPNISEILAVQLQRLNRIEMEILKILTVADCPLNVVVVNRILPECTNINLEILKILGLVNEEYLKGTKYIAPANQFIKMLVAQMISATEKNSICKKIIAGLPDRDLGEHFFPLLGRLFQEIGAEEEACRYFLRSAEHAEKINDYQSAIEFYNNTLNYLGKHISEKYYQILLKLGSLHILVGNNEKAIEFYKSCLGVSYFQGEALLGLGKVYSNFGDYEKAANHLRAALAILEPGTQRIEALNRLAYCCINLKQFVEGEALLDEALTLCQQVNDHRLEAEVRYYYITLAWFKGEYEKGKELGKELLEFCNKNHLDKQFAYTVNLLSSLYHLTGDIEMGIKYNELALEGFEKLKNYNALVTTLINKGLLFSSIGKIHEALSVFEKALTTAMKTGNKSYQAVALSSIASIYIDTCKYDKALKVNQTILDANPDSQYAHYNIFNIYYRQGEIDKANVILEEQLSKNEDPLYLVGLGMVYTARRDYVKAEQYLKRAQEIIVDGNIEVSICVEVNLKTSQCYLERRDFEKTLEYAERAKETAIKGSREYQLADALVQLSKYRLNLQEELNLEEHLKYLKDREFLFDYGYLKRQKIEAIIEKGITFHRLKEILEELWSVEQTFQTIGAKHELALINTLIEKLLPVIIQDYSRKGISVQYLEAFTQLAEIISSKLGDEEFMTDILDLVIKTTGAERGAIFIKTEKGIELVAGRNMDRKTIRDARELSLSAIEEINKNQIVFVPNALADPNYSLRRSVLLNRICSILCIPLNIGDNPIGAIYLDSRIIGSMFAEQDRNFLLTVAKILASVVEKSISFQNLTRENVLLKTKVISEIGAGYLISKSKKMKKIYENIDALADSDAPVLIIGETGTGKGMLARLIHLKSKRKDKKFLSINCGAIPETLLESELFGHKKGAFTGAYTDKKGLLEEGEGGTIFLDEISNTGPGFQAKMLEALEDKIIRRLGETTTRKIDVRFILASNKDLELEVEEGRFRKDLYFRINVFRIDVPPLRERLVDIPELAKFFLDKYCREMGKDIKGFEKGVIEEMKEYHWPGNVRELMNVIERAVTLSKGSLITSEDIGLKRGRHEFTSLREIEKEAIIEALNITGGNKSKAAELLGIPRRTLYSFLKKYSIS
- a CDS encoding HD-GYP domain-containing protein encodes the protein MKKTGMGNFDNLWAEVLWLFYQNGWYGKEGYEAIIRKESSMISKITEILNRAIEVLDFYTRKHSIEVSVLAFRLAKYIGLSDWEQEMVKLAGLVHDIGKVSIPETILNKPGPLNADEWEIMKRHPLKSAEIIQPIPGFQEIAYWILYHHEHWDGRGYPEGRKRKEIPAVAQILAVCDAYSAMTSNRPYRNALSEEEAKEEIRNFSGIQFDPEIVEIFLSLPKEDDPKMDSWS
- a CDS encoding methyltransferase, encoding MNNSINQRYILPIKLGRLFYRYRGIIATPFFILLLFFHRAQPTSPLPHLLIIIGLALRIWTSGYIGIISRSQEIAGEYKIVNGPYFFFRHPLYLGNFFLVLGTILLFNPPCGLKILLVLIFLFEYATIILAEEDYLKGLPPVKVRFSWKKSRTELSTIIVLGIIYLIYFILR